The Brassica napus cultivar Da-Ae chromosome C1, Da-Ae, whole genome shotgun sequence DNA segment CTTATCTAATagaatcttcttcctctcccCTTTCTTAGAAGAAGTTCGACGACGATGAACCTACACAAACCTACGAGAGCGTTGCACTCATCATCGGCGTCACCGGAATCGTCGGAAACAGCCTCGCCGAGATCCTCCCTCTCTCCGACACCCCCGGCGGCCCGTGGAAAGTCTACGGCGTCGCTCGCCGTCCTCGCCCCTCCTGGAACGCCGATCACCCCATCGACTACATCCAGTGCGACGTCTCCGACCCCGACGACGTGAGATCCAAGCTATCCCCCTTAACCGACGTCACGCACGTCTTCTACGTCACGTGGACCAACCGCTCCTCCGAGGGGGAGAACTGCGAGGCCAACGGCTCCATGCTCCGCAACGTCCTTCGCGCGGTTGTCCCCAACGCGCCGAATCTAAGGCACGTTTGTCTCCAGACGGGGACCAAGCACTACATCGGTCCCTTCAAGGACCTTGAGACGACTCGGTATCACGATCCTCCGTTCACGGAGGATGTGCCGAGGTTGGGAGTCGAGAATTTTTACTACGCTCTTGAGGATGTTCTGTTCGAAGAGATCAAGAAGAAAGAGAGCGTGACTTGGTCTGTGCATAGACCGAACACCATCTTCGGTTTCTCTCCGTACAGTTTGATGAACATTGTGGGGACACTCTGCGTCTACGCAGCGATATGCAAGCACGGAGGGACTAAGCTGATCTTCCCGGGGAGCAAGAAGGCCTGGGAAGGTTTCAGTACGGCTTCGGATGCGGATTTGATCGCCGAGCAGCAGATTTGGGCTGCGGTTGATCCGTACGCGAAGAACGAGGCGTTTAACTGCAATAATGATGATGTTTTCAAGTGGAAGCATCTTTGGAAGATTCTTGCCGAGCAGTTTGGGATCGAGGAGTATGGGTTTGAGGAAGGGAAGAACGTTGGGTTGGTGGAGATGATGAAAGGGAAAGAGAGTGTGTGGGAGGAGATGGTGAAGGAGAATCAGTTGCAGGAGAAGAAGCTTGGTGAAGTTGGTGTGTGGTGGTTTGTGGATGTGATACTTGGTGTTGAAGGGATGATTGATAGTATGAACAAGAGTAAAGAACATGGCTTCCTTGGTTTCAGGAACTCTAACAACTCTTTTATCTCGTGGATTGATAAGTACAAGGCTTTCAAGATCGTGCCTTGATCCATCTTCCATATAAGGATGTTTctctcgttttcttcttcgttttatGTTCTTTGTTGTCTGCAAAAGGAATAAAATCAACTGCGGATTTACCGTTGTTTAAGTACTCCATCTCTAGTCTTGTAAGTCCCTTTTGAAATTCTACTCTTTTGGGATAGTTATTTTAGCATATGTCGTTACTAGTTGTTACTAGATTCTATGTCTTGGAAGTAGTGTATTGGTCGTCAGGGTTCCACAAGTGGTGTCTATTGGTCCTAACAAGGTAAGCCAGTTAGAGAGAGTACACAACGTGGCCGTGATCTCAAAGCTCTCCTCTTTGCAAGTGGAAAGTAAGAATACTTGCTTATTTATGGTTTAGCTGCAATCAGCTTTagccagtgtttttaaaaccggaccaaCCCGATAGTTGGACCGGGTTCAACCATGAACCAGGTGTATAACCGGGGTTGGTCTAATAATCCCGTAGCCGTGGATCTTAaagttattaaattaataaaactatcaaaaatctataaatcatcCATATGAACATACACTACAAGGGGAGGGGATAAAGATAGCATAAGAAGATAGTGTTCTAGTCGAGAATGCTATCTTTGACATAACTCATAATTTAAGCTGGCGTTTTTTTACTTCGATGCTATAAAAAACCGCATATATAATATCATTGTACATTAAAACGCTATCTTTACTGAGGCGAAAAATGAATGATTTTCCCTctcattttattctttaaatatttacatataaaaaaaagaaaattttctattggttgaaagtAATACACAAGGATTGCAATCTCTACCcttaattgtttttaatccaAATGTGGAGATTGTGTTTTAATTTATCCTCTCCTTTTGACTTCTGAAACACGACAACAGAGAGAAGTGAGATGAGacagagagagatgagagattgCAAGGAAAAAAGACAGAGACCGGCCTGAGTTCGTCGCCTTTTTCACCGTCGACCTGTCTATACTCCTCGTCACTTTGTTCTTCCGGAATCTGTACTCCTCCTGAGAACGCCCCTCTCTCCTCTGCAGCCGAATCCGAAACCAACACTCGTCTCATTCTCAATCTCCTCTCATGTCTGCCCCTtaggttctctctctctctctctattcaatTTCACTAAacaacagatctgaaaaaaaaaagtcctTAAAGTTTGTATCTTTATGTAGGTCTGGTGCTTCCTCTTCAAAGAACAGATGAAATCCACATCCCAAACCCATCTTGGATGCAATCGCCTTCCTACGAAGAGGCTTGGAAGGAGCCACATATATGGTTTAGACCAaacaaagttttaatttttttttagaacagtTCAGTCATTGGTGATATACAATCCCACAGATCTTTAGTTGTGGGATGGGACTATTGTTAGAGCTTCAAAATGTTGTTCAAGTGTATTTCTTTGTGTTGGCTTTCTAGTTTGTGCAAGGCTTCCAAGAAACTTAGGATTGATTCTCAGATGTTTTCTTGTGCAGATGAAAGTTGCTTTTGGAGGTGTGGATTCTGTGAGTCAGCCACCACGTCAACCTGACAGTAGCAATGAGCAGACAGGAACCTCAAATGCCCTTGCATTCCCAGGTATTTTGTTCATATCACCTGTATTGCTTATGTTGATGAAAGATGAACAAAACTAGTTTATTctcttatttgaatttttattaaaaattgctCGATGAGTTCTGCAAGTTCTAAGAGTACCCAAAAAGGTGTGACAGAATTAATGCTCTTGTTGTTGGTCCAACTTTACATCCAAAGGGCTTGTAAGTATTAACCTTTTGTCGTTTGTTTCGTTGATCTGGATGCTAGTTGATGCTTCTACTTAATGGCAAAGATgctgattaaaaatattttgtatcttCATGTTCTTACGTAACTCTTGTTTCAGCTGTGTGCTAAGAGACATAAGATGTTGGAAGACATGGAAAAAGACTTTGAAGGTATATTTTCTTTAAGACCtgtttttaaatctaaaaaagtGTTTGATCTCTCTCTATGtgttttgaatatgattttttttttcttgttacatgAAGGTGGACAAGAGGCAGATAAGT contains these protein-coding regions:
- the LOC106376025 gene encoding 3-oxo-Delta(4,5)-steroid 5-beta-reductase — encoded protein: MSWWWAGAIGAAKKKFDDDEPTQTYESVALIIGVTGIVGNSLAEILPLSDTPGGPWKVYGVARRPRPSWNADHPIDYIQCDVSDPDDVRSKLSPLTDVTHVFYVTWTNRSSEGENCEANGSMLRNVLRAVVPNAPNLRHVCLQTGTKHYIGPFKDLETTRYHDPPFTEDVPRLGVENFYYALEDVLFEEIKKKESVTWSVHRPNTIFGFSPYSLMNIVGTLCVYAAICKHGGTKLIFPGSKKAWEGFSTASDADLIAEQQIWAAVDPYAKNEAFNCNNDDVFKWKHLWKILAEQFGIEEYGFEEGKNVGLVEMMKGKESVWEEMVKENQLQEKKLGEVGVWWFVDVILGVEGMIDSMNKSKEHGFLGFRNSNNSFISWIDKYKAFKIVP